A portion of the Carya illinoinensis cultivar Pawnee chromosome 11, C.illinoinensisPawnee_v1, whole genome shotgun sequence genome contains these proteins:
- the LOC122282953 gene encoding putative glucuronosyltransferase PGSIP8 isoform X1 — protein MDGKERRKIADLVRTLLLILAATATYEAREAFGGEDVAVRAPNKNAYATMMYMGTPRDYEFYVAIRVLLRSLAALDVQADRLVIASLDVPLRWVRALEQEDGAKVLRVQNLNNPYQDQSNFDRRFKLTLNKLYAWSLVDYDRVVMLDADNLFLQKSDELFQCGQFCAVFINPCIFHTGLFVLQPSMEVFNDMKKELKRGRENPDGADQGFICGYYPDLLDRPMFHPPPNGTKLDGTFRLPLGYQMDATYYYLRLRWSVPCGPNSVITFPGAPWLKPWYWWSWPVLPLGISWHEQRRQTLGYVEEIPAVLIQFATYLGIIVMTRLARPNFSKLCYRRSENHISLIQAGLKVIAVWSIVASYIVPFFIIPHTLHPLPAWTLYLFGSFALCSIAINAFLLPMVPVLVPWFGIFGSLLVMAFPWYSDGVVRALAIFGYAFCAAPFVWIAIVKVMASLQVSLEREAFFPRLGESSPPPGFNKLY, from the exons ATGGATGGCAAAGAGAGGCGAAAGATTGCTGATTTGGTGAGAACTTTGCTGCTAATTTTGGCTGCTACGGCGACATACGAAGCGAGGGAGGCGTTTGGAGGAGAAGACGTAGCTGTAAGAGCGCCGAACAAGAACGCGTACGCGACGATGATGTATATGGGGACGCCGAGGGATTACGAGTTCTACGTGGCTATCCGCGTCCTGCTAAGATCGCTTGCCGCCCTCGACGTTCAGGCCGATCGACTCGTCATTGCCTCGCTCGACGTCCCTCTCCGTTGGGTCCGTGCTCT GGAACAGGAAGATGGGGCGAAGGTGTTGAGAGTTCAGAATTTGAATAATCCATACCAGGATCAGTCCAATTTCGACAGGAGATTCAAATTGACATTGAACAAACTCTATGCATGGAGCCTGGTCGACTATGACAGGGTTGTCATGCTCGATGCTGATAATCTCTTCCTTCAAAAGAGCGATGAATTattccagtgtggacagttttgCGCGGTCTTTATCAACCCTTGCATATTTCATACTGGACTCTTTGTCTTGCAG CCATCAATGGAGGTGTTCAACGACATGAAAAAAGAgttgaagagaggaagagagaatcCAGATGGTGCAGACCAGGGTTTTATTTGTGGATACTATCCAGATTTGCTTGATCGGCCAATGTTCCATCCACCACCCAACGGCACCAAGCTTGATGGCACCTTCAGACTTCCCTTGGGCTATCAAATGGATGCTACTTACTACT ATCTTAGACTTCGCTGGAGCGTACCCTGTGGACCCAACAGTGTGATTACATTCCCAGGTGCACCGTGGTTGAAGCCTTGGTACTGGTGGTCCTGGCCCGTACTGCCGTTAGGCATTTCATGGCATGAACAACGCCGGCAAACCCTTGG GTATGTTGAAGAGATACCAGCGGTACTTATCCAGTTTGCAACTTATCTAGGAATTATAGTAATGACTCGTCTAGCACGGCCAAACTTCTCTAAGTTATGCTACCGGCGATCGGAGAATCACATTTCCTTGATACAAGCAGGCCTCAAAGTAATAGCTGTGTGGTCTATTGTTGCCTCTTATATTGTACCCTTCTTCATTATTCCTCACACTCTTCATCCACTACCTGCATGGACTCTTTATTTGTTCGGCTCTTTTGCGCTTTGCTCCATAGCTATAAATGCATTTTTACTACCAATGGTACCGGTTCTGGTCCCGTGGTTCGGGATCTTCGGGTCCCTTCTAGTAATGGCATTTCCTTGGTACTCAGATGGGGTTGTAAGAGCACTAGCTATCTTTGGCTATGCATTTTGTGCTGCACCTTTCGTATGGATAGCTATAGTCAAGGTCATGGCAAGCCTTCAGGTCTCACTTGAAAGGGAAGCTTTCTTCCCAAGACTGGGTGAATCTTCGCCACCTCCAGGATTTAACAAGTTATATTGA
- the LOC122282953 gene encoding putative glucuronosyltransferase PGSIP8 isoform X2, protein MGRKEGPNVVGFFRFLLLLFAAHETMATEERAYRNAYATMLYMGTPRDYEFYVATRVMLRSLTGLGVEADLIVIASLDVPLRWVRVLEQEDGAKVLRVQNLNNPYQDQSNFDRRFKLTLNKLYAWSLVDYDRVVMLDADNLFLQKSDELFQCGQFCAVFINPCIFHTGLFVLQPSMEVFNDMKKELKRGRENPDGADQGFICGYYPDLLDRPMFHPPPNGTKLDGTFRLPLGYQMDATYYYLRLRWSVPCGPNSVITFPGAPWLKPWYWWSWPVLPLGISWHEQRRQTLGYVEEIPAVLIQFATYLGIIVMTRLARPNFSKLCYRRSENHISLIQAGLKVIAVWSIVASYIVPFFIIPHTLHPLPAWTLYLFGSFALCSIAINAFLLPMVPVLVPWFGIFGSLLVMAFPWYSDGVVRALAIFGYAFCAAPFVWIAIVKVMASLQVSLEREAFFPRLGESSPPPGFNKLY, encoded by the exons atGGGCCGGAAAGAGGGGCCGAATGTTGTCGGGTTTTTTAGGTTTCTGCTGCTGCTCTTCGCTGCTCATGAAACAATGGCGACGGAGGAGAGGGCGTACAGGAATGCGTACGCAACGATGCTGTACATGGGGACGCCGAGGGATTACGAGTTCTACGTGGCCACACGTGTCATGCTTAGATCGCTGACCGGGCTCGGCGTGGAGGCCGATCTCATTGTCATTGCCTCCCTCGACGTTCCTCTCCGATGGGTCCGAGTTCT GGAACAGGAAGATGGGGCGAAGGTGTTGAGAGTTCAGAATTTGAATAATCCATACCAGGATCAGTCCAATTTCGACAGGAGATTCAAATTGACATTGAACAAACTCTATGCATGGAGCCTGGTCGACTATGACAGGGTTGTCATGCTCGATGCTGATAATCTCTTCCTTCAAAAGAGCGATGAATTattccagtgtggacagttttgCGCGGTCTTTATCAACCCTTGCATATTTCATACTGGACTCTTTGTCTTGCAG CCATCAATGGAGGTGTTCAACGACATGAAAAAAGAgttgaagagaggaagagagaatcCAGATGGTGCAGACCAGGGTTTTATTTGTGGATACTATCCAGATTTGCTTGATCGGCCAATGTTCCATCCACCACCCAACGGCACCAAGCTTGATGGCACCTTCAGACTTCCCTTGGGCTATCAAATGGATGCTACTTACTACT ATCTTAGACTTCGCTGGAGCGTACCCTGTGGACCCAACAGTGTGATTACATTCCCAGGTGCACCGTGGTTGAAGCCTTGGTACTGGTGGTCCTGGCCCGTACTGCCGTTAGGCATTTCATGGCATGAACAACGCCGGCAAACCCTTGG GTATGTTGAAGAGATACCAGCGGTACTTATCCAGTTTGCAACTTATCTAGGAATTATAGTAATGACTCGTCTAGCACGGCCAAACTTCTCTAAGTTATGCTACCGGCGATCGGAGAATCACATTTCCTTGATACAAGCAGGCCTCAAAGTAATAGCTGTGTGGTCTATTGTTGCCTCTTATATTGTACCCTTCTTCATTATTCCTCACACTCTTCATCCACTACCTGCATGGACTCTTTATTTGTTCGGCTCTTTTGCGCTTTGCTCCATAGCTATAAATGCATTTTTACTACCAATGGTACCGGTTCTGGTCCCGTGGTTCGGGATCTTCGGGTCCCTTCTAGTAATGGCATTTCCTTGGTACTCAGATGGGGTTGTAAGAGCACTAGCTATCTTTGGCTATGCATTTTGTGCTGCACCTTTCGTATGGATAGCTATAGTCAAGGTCATGGCAAGCCTTCAGGTCTCACTTGAAAGGGAAGCTTTCTTCCCAAGACTGGGTGAATCTTCGCCACCTCCAGGATTTAACAAGTTATATTGA
- the LOC122282953 gene encoding putative glucuronosyltransferase PGSIP8 isoform X3 encodes MLFSIRPADVSCYEEQEDGAKVLRVQNLNNPYQDQSNFDRRFKLTLNKLYAWSLVDYDRVVMLDADNLFLQKSDELFQCGQFCAVFINPCIFHTGLFVLQPSMEVFNDMKKELKRGRENPDGADQGFICGYYPDLLDRPMFHPPPNGTKLDGTFRLPLGYQMDATYYYLRLRWSVPCGPNSVITFPGAPWLKPWYWWSWPVLPLGISWHEQRRQTLGYVEEIPAVLIQFATYLGIIVMTRLARPNFSKLCYRRSENHISLIQAGLKVIAVWSIVASYIVPFFIIPHTLHPLPAWTLYLFGSFALCSIAINAFLLPMVPVLVPWFGIFGSLLVMAFPWYSDGVVRALAIFGYAFCAAPFVWIAIVKVMASLQVSLEREAFFPRLGESSPPPGFNKLY; translated from the exons ATGCTCTTCTCAATCAGACCAGCTGATGTGTCATGTTACGA GGAACAGGAAGATGGGGCGAAGGTGTTGAGAGTTCAGAATTTGAATAATCCATACCAGGATCAGTCCAATTTCGACAGGAGATTCAAATTGACATTGAACAAACTCTATGCATGGAGCCTGGTCGACTATGACAGGGTTGTCATGCTCGATGCTGATAATCTCTTCCTTCAAAAGAGCGATGAATTattccagtgtggacagttttgCGCGGTCTTTATCAACCCTTGCATATTTCATACTGGACTCTTTGTCTTGCAG CCATCAATGGAGGTGTTCAACGACATGAAAAAAGAgttgaagagaggaagagagaatcCAGATGGTGCAGACCAGGGTTTTATTTGTGGATACTATCCAGATTTGCTTGATCGGCCAATGTTCCATCCACCACCCAACGGCACCAAGCTTGATGGCACCTTCAGACTTCCCTTGGGCTATCAAATGGATGCTACTTACTACT ATCTTAGACTTCGCTGGAGCGTACCCTGTGGACCCAACAGTGTGATTACATTCCCAGGTGCACCGTGGTTGAAGCCTTGGTACTGGTGGTCCTGGCCCGTACTGCCGTTAGGCATTTCATGGCATGAACAACGCCGGCAAACCCTTGG GTATGTTGAAGAGATACCAGCGGTACTTATCCAGTTTGCAACTTATCTAGGAATTATAGTAATGACTCGTCTAGCACGGCCAAACTTCTCTAAGTTATGCTACCGGCGATCGGAGAATCACATTTCCTTGATACAAGCAGGCCTCAAAGTAATAGCTGTGTGGTCTATTGTTGCCTCTTATATTGTACCCTTCTTCATTATTCCTCACACTCTTCATCCACTACCTGCATGGACTCTTTATTTGTTCGGCTCTTTTGCGCTTTGCTCCATAGCTATAAATGCATTTTTACTACCAATGGTACCGGTTCTGGTCCCGTGGTTCGGGATCTTCGGGTCCCTTCTAGTAATGGCATTTCCTTGGTACTCAGATGGGGTTGTAAGAGCACTAGCTATCTTTGGCTATGCATTTTGTGCTGCACCTTTCGTATGGATAGCTATAGTCAAGGTCATGGCAAGCCTTCAGGTCTCACTTGAAAGGGAAGCTTTCTTCCCAAGACTGGGTGAATCTTCGCCACCTCCAGGATTTAACAAGTTATATTGA